A single region of the bacterium genome encodes:
- a CDS encoding protein tyrosine phosphatase family protein: MEQIKNFAQIDERLGTGGQPTEAQLREVAEAGYEVVVNLGLLDPRYCLPDEAGLVESLGLKYHHIPVKFDAPTVEDFQRFLVLMDRCPTRKTFIHCAANYRVSSFVALYGQLRLAWTVEQADAHARRFWGLDEVWLGFIEACRKQLGLDG, from the coding sequence ATGGAGCAGATCAAGAACTTCGCGCAGATTGACGAGCGGCTGGGTACCGGCGGGCAGCCGACCGAGGCCCAGTTGCGCGAGGTAGCGGAAGCCGGCTATGAGGTAGTGGTGAACCTCGGACTGCTCGACCCGAGGTACTGCCTGCCGGACGAGGCCGGTCTGGTCGAGTCGCTTGGGCTGAAGTACCATCACATCCCCGTGAAGTTCGACGCCCCGACGGTCGAGGATTTTCAGAGGTTCCTGGTCTTGATGGACCGCTGCCCTACCAGGAAGACGTTCATTCATTGCGCGGCCAACTACCGGGTATCGAGCTTCGTGGCGTTGTATGGGCAGTTGCGCTTGGCATGGACCGTGGAACAAGCGGACGCGCATGCCCGGCGGTTCTGGGGCCTGGACGAGGTGTGGCTGGGGTTCATCGAGGCGTGCCGGAAGCAACTGGGGCTGGATGGCTAG
- a CDS encoding ribose-phosphate pyrophosphokinase: MDATDYGKLKLFCGSSVPTLAREIADYLAIPQGKVMLTRFADGEVYCRFEENARGEDAFVVQSTCHPVNEHLMELLIMVDALRRASAGRITAVIPYYGYGRKDKKDAPREPITGRLVADLLTTAGVSRVLTVDLHAGQIEGFFTIPVDHLRALPLFADYLARKGLANGVVVAPDDGAVRRSKQLADRLDLPLAVIFQRRVGTDAKEPVQVVGEVQGRTPILIEDIIDTAGTVDRAMDVLLAQGCVPEIYVCATHPVFAGPAFDRLSRPEIREVIVTNTIPFPAGGPPAKVTLLSAAPLLAEAIRRIHLNQSVSLLFV, encoded by the coding sequence ATGGATGCTACCGACTACGGGAAGCTGAAGCTTTTCTGCGGCAGCTCGGTGCCCACCCTGGCCCGGGAGATCGCCGACTACCTGGCCATCCCCCAGGGGAAGGTGATGTTGACGCGCTTCGCCGACGGAGAGGTTTACTGTCGCTTCGAGGAGAACGCGCGCGGCGAAGACGCTTTCGTGGTTCAGTCCACCTGCCACCCCGTCAACGAGCACCTGATGGAGCTCCTGATCATGGTGGACGCGCTCCGCCGCGCCTCCGCCGGGCGCATCACCGCCGTGATCCCCTACTACGGCTACGGCCGGAAGGATAAGAAGGACGCGCCGCGCGAGCCGATAACCGGACGGCTTGTGGCGGATTTGCTCACAACGGCCGGCGTAAGCCGGGTCCTGACGGTTGACCTGCACGCAGGTCAGATCGAGGGCTTCTTCACCATCCCGGTGGACCATCTGCGGGCGCTCCCCCTGTTTGCGGACTATCTGGCGCGCAAGGGCCTGGCCAACGGGGTCGTGGTGGCGCCCGATGACGGCGCGGTGCGCCGCAGCAAGCAACTGGCCGACCGGCTGGACCTCCCCCTGGCCGTGATATTTCAACGGCGCGTGGGCACCGATGCCAAGGAGCCGGTACAGGTCGTGGGTGAAGTCCAGGGGCGGACGCCAATACTCATAGAGGACATCATTGACACCGCCGGGACCGTGGACCGTGCTATGGACGTGCTGCTCGCGCAGGGCTGCGTGCCCGAGATCTACGTGTGCGCGACCCACCCGGTCTTTGCGGGCCCTGCGTTCGATCGCCTGTCCCGGCCCGAGATCCGCGAGGTGATCGTGACGAACACCATTCCGTTCCCGGCGGGGGGGCCGCCCGCGAAGGTCACCCTGCTCTCGGCGGCGCCTCTGCTGGCGGAGGCGATCCGCCGCATCCACCTGAACCAGTCCGTCAGTTTGCTGTTTGTCTGA
- the hisG gene encoding ATP phosphoribosyltransferase yields MKPIALAMPTGRLRSDSERILRAIGLLPDWFEADRQLLVETSGGARILSVKPADVLTYVEQGAADAGIVGRDMILEQARDVYELLDLGFGACRAVVALPAARAAGLWQPGRVLRIATQYPRLTARYFEAAGRPVEVVVVSGTAELAPLVGLADGIVDLVVTGRTLRDNHLAEVAEIARSTARLVVNRGSLSRSPRVADLVAHLRAYLTVGVPSVHV; encoded by the coding sequence ATGAAGCCGATTGCACTCGCCATGCCGACCGGCCGGCTACGGAGCGACTCGGAGCGGATTCTCCGTGCGATCGGCCTGCTTCCGGACTGGTTCGAGGCGGACCGGCAGCTGCTTGTGGAGACCTCCGGCGGCGCGCGGATCCTGTCAGTTAAGCCGGCCGATGTGTTGACCTATGTCGAGCAGGGCGCGGCGGACGCGGGCATCGTCGGCCGAGACATGATCCTGGAGCAGGCCCGTGATGTCTACGAGCTGCTCGACCTGGGATTCGGCGCCTGCCGGGCGGTGGTGGCGCTGCCTGCGGCGCGCGCCGCGGGCCTGTGGCAACCAGGGCGCGTACTGCGCATCGCCACTCAGTACCCGCGTCTCACCGCCCGCTATTTCGAGGCCGCGGGCCGGCCGGTGGAGGTCGTGGTCGTTTCCGGTACGGCCGAGCTGGCGCCGCTGGTAGGACTGGCCGACGGCATCGTGGACCTGGTCGTGACCGGGCGGACGCTGCGGGACAACCACCTAGCAGAGGTCGCGGAGATCGCGCGGTCCACCGCCCGCCTGGTCGTGAACCGCGGCAGCCTCAGCCGGTCGCCGCGGGTTGCGGATCTGGTCGCGCATCTGCGGGCATATCTGACGGTCGGGGTGCCTTCGGTTCATGTCTAG
- the hisZ gene encoding ATP phosphoribosyltransferase regulatory subunit — translation MRIRARERPRWRTLPAGMRDQAAAEVAARRRLEGQLLALFARWGYAEVATPTLEFYETFLRGGGPGAGDRLLKMVDCGGEVLAMRPEMTVPLARFAATRLLPAGRSPVRLAYVAPVFRGQERESGREREFVQAGVELIGAGGPCADAEVIALAAEALRAAGVAGVVISVGHAGFLRGVMSALPEAAAEGVRDLLYRRAFADLDEAALPDPAREVLRSLPALRGAGALDQAAGLVTNGEGHASLEALGATLDTVAVHAPEVQIEVDLGLIRDFDYYSGVVFEAHGPRAGLPLLGGGRYDGLLAGFGHPSPATGFALGVERLIEVAEEADNSVAPIVVAYDEGCYSVAVAAAARLREAGMSAVVDPAGEVSATGKGFCIVLAGGEGLRVRHGGREEAATGETVVQVVRTVMAARP, via the coding sequence GTGAGGATCCGCGCTCGGGAGCGGCCGCGATGGCGCACCCTGCCTGCGGGCATGCGCGATCAGGCCGCTGCGGAGGTCGCCGCCCGCCGCCGGCTGGAGGGGCAGTTGCTCGCCCTCTTCGCGCGCTGGGGTTACGCCGAGGTCGCCACGCCCACCCTTGAGTTCTACGAAACGTTTCTGAGGGGAGGGGGGCCAGGCGCAGGCGACCGGCTGCTCAAGATGGTGGACTGCGGGGGAGAGGTGCTGGCGATGCGGCCGGAGATGACAGTACCGCTGGCGCGGTTCGCGGCCACCCGACTCCTCCCGGCAGGCAGGAGCCCGGTGCGGCTCGCCTATGTGGCCCCGGTGTTCCGCGGGCAGGAGCGCGAATCGGGCCGCGAGAGGGAGTTCGTTCAAGCGGGGGTGGAACTGATCGGCGCAGGTGGTCCGTGTGCCGACGCCGAGGTGATCGCGCTCGCCGCAGAGGCGCTGCGGGCCGCGGGCGTTGCTGGCGTGGTCATCAGCGTGGGACACGCGGGATTTCTCCGCGGGGTGATGAGTGCCCTACCGGAAGCGGCGGCTGAGGGAGTGCGCGACCTGCTCTACCGCCGCGCCTTCGCGGACCTGGACGAAGCGGCCTTGCCAGACCCGGCCCGCGAGGTGCTGCGCTCGCTGCCTGCGCTGCGCGGCGCGGGCGCCTTGGATCAGGCGGCGGGACTGGTCACGAACGGAGAGGGTCACGCATCGCTGGAAGCGCTCGGCGCGACCCTCGATACAGTCGCGGTTCACGCGCCGGAGGTCCAGATAGAGGTGGACCTGGGCCTGATCCGGGACTTCGACTACTACAGCGGCGTGGTGTTTGAGGCCCATGGTCCTCGCGCCGGCCTGCCGCTCCTCGGCGGCGGGCGGTACGATGGCCTGCTGGCCGGTTTTGGACATCCCTCCCCGGCAACGGGATTCGCCCTGGGCGTCGAGCGGCTCATTGAGGTTGCGGAGGAGGCAGACAACAGCGTTGCTCCCATCGTCGTCGCCTACGACGAAGGCTGCTACTCGGTGGCCGTGGCAGCGGCGGCCAGGCTACGTGAGGCCGGCATGTCGGCGGTTGTGGATCCAGCCGGAGAGGTGTCCGCTACGGGGAAGGGCTTCTGTATCGTTCTTGCGGGCGGTGAAGGCCTGCGCGTGCGGCACGGCGGCCGCGAGGAGGCGGCCACGGGTGAGACGGTTGTCCAGGTCGTCCGCACGGTCATGGCGGCGCGGCCATGA
- the gltX gene encoding glutamate--tRNA ligase → MAQVRTRYAPSPTGYLHMGGAWMAFFNWLHARSSGGQFILRVEDTDRTRSTQEYENSIFEDFGWLGIAWDEGPDMGGPLGPYRQTERDGIYACYAQELLDRGAVYPCYCSSDELEAERQQAAAAGRSHRYSGRCRDRSIADRAVLEAAGVRPSLRLRVTGAHDPIVVDDLVRGRVVFDPEHLDDYIIVRSDGTPLYNFANVVDDHLMQITHVIRGSEHLSNTPKQFVMYRALGWTPPAVAHLPTILGADRKKLSKRHGDTAVREYRGQGFLPEAILNFFALMAWHPEAEREVYALEEMIRRFRLEDVGRASPTFDLDKLTWLNGVYMRGLIEQDRDRVAELCARVLIQEGLLAGEPTPEQRRYLAQVIGVVGDRLKAGRDIVAYGDFFFREPVYDSEAAAKYLTRVAAPLLFEYADALTALDPFERGSIEIALREVCARAGAEARALVHPARVALTGKTTGPGLFELIEVLGRERAVERLRRAAGGCDDDGADQELRAD, encoded by the coding sequence ATGGCCCAAGTCCGCACGCGCTACGCGCCATCCCCCACCGGGTACCTTCACATGGGCGGGGCCTGGATGGCCTTCTTCAACTGGCTGCACGCCCGCAGCTCCGGCGGGCAGTTCATCCTGAGGGTGGAGGACACCGACCGCACCCGCTCCACCCAGGAGTACGAGAACTCGATCTTCGAGGACTTCGGCTGGTTGGGGATCGCCTGGGACGAGGGACCTGACATGGGTGGGCCCCTCGGTCCCTACCGGCAGACCGAGCGCGACGGCATCTACGCGTGTTACGCGCAGGAGCTGCTCGACCGCGGCGCGGTCTACCCATGCTACTGTTCCTCCGACGAGCTGGAGGCCGAACGGCAGCAGGCCGCCGCAGCCGGGCGGTCGCACCGCTACTCGGGCCGCTGCCGCGATCGCAGCATCGCGGATCGCGCGGTCCTGGAGGCCGCGGGTGTGCGCCCCTCGCTCCGACTGCGCGTGACAGGGGCCCACGACCCCATTGTTGTGGACGATCTGGTGCGCGGCCGCGTGGTCTTCGACCCCGAGCACCTGGACGACTATATCATCGTCCGCTCGGACGGCACGCCGCTGTACAATTTCGCCAACGTGGTGGACGATCACCTGATGCAGATCACCCACGTGATCCGCGGCAGTGAACACCTCTCGAACACGCCCAAGCAGTTCGTGATGTACCGGGCGCTCGGCTGGACGCCGCCTGCCGTGGCCCATCTGCCTACGATCCTGGGCGCAGACCGAAAGAAGCTCAGCAAGCGGCACGGCGACACCGCCGTGCGCGAGTACCGTGGGCAGGGCTTCCTGCCCGAGGCGATCCTCAACTTCTTCGCGCTCATGGCATGGCATCCCGAGGCCGAGCGCGAGGTGTACGCCTTGGAGGAGATGATACGGAGATTCCGCCTTGAAGATGTGGGCCGCGCGTCGCCGACCTTCGATCTGGACAAGCTCACCTGGCTGAACGGCGTGTACATGCGGGGGCTGATCGAGCAGGACCGTGACCGCGTCGCAGAGCTGTGCGCCCGGGTTCTCATCCAGGAGGGCCTGCTGGCAGGCGAGCCCACGCCAGAGCAACGGCGGTACCTGGCGCAGGTGATCGGGGTGGTAGGGGACCGGTTGAAGGCCGGCCGCGATATCGTGGCCTACGGCGACTTCTTCTTCCGCGAACCCGTCTACGATTCCGAGGCCGCGGCCAAGTACCTCACGCGGGTAGCGGCGCCGCTGCTCTTCGAGTACGCGGACGCGCTCACCGCGCTGGATCCCTTCGAGAGGGGAAGCATCGAGATCGCGCTACGCGAGGTCTGCGCCCGTGCCGGCGCGGAAGCCCGCGCGCTGGTCCACCCGGCGCGTGTTGCGCTCACGGGCAAGACGACCGGCCCCGGCCTGTTTGAGCTGATCGAGGTTCTGGGTAGGGAGCGGGCTGTCGAGCGGCTGCGTCGGGCGGCAGGGGGGTGTGACGACGATGGAGCAGATCAAGAACTTCGCGCAGATTGA
- a CDS encoding stage V sporulation protein S, protein MPEVLKVSADSKPKAVAGAVAAVVREKGSVELQAIGAGAVNQAVKAIAISRGYVAPNGIDLVAIPAFTKVEIDGEERTAIKFLIVPR, encoded by the coding sequence ATGCCGGAGGTGCTCAAGGTCTCCGCGGACTCCAAGCCAAAGGCAGTGGCAGGGGCAGTGGCCGCAGTGGTGCGCGAGAAGGGGTCGGTCGAGCTTCAGGCCATCGGCGCGGGTGCGGTGAACCAGGCGGTCAAGGCGATCGCGATCTCCCGGGGATATGTCGCGCCCAACGGGATAGACCTCGTGGCCATCCCGGCTTTCACAAAGGTCGAGATAGACGGGGAGGAGCGGACCGCAATCAAGTTCCTCATCGTGCCGCGGTAG
- a CDS encoding dipeptidase — MHRTATIVDLHCDTLLDLHARRRTLAERSARGHVDLPRLREGGVGVQVFAAYTAPDQGPAPAWALIRTFHDAMTANASQIGLVTTVEEIDAARRVGRIAAVLSIENGGEVLRGDPRVLDALYVQGVRMLGLTWNASNILGDGALGREHGGLTDAGRAVLRRMEELGIIVDVSHLSEAAFWDTMRTTRGPLIASHSNAAALRPHPRNLTDEQLRAIAGRGGVVGVNFWPEILGEATAERVLDHIDHMVKVMGVYHVALGADYDGIPQTPRGLEDVSRLPNLTIGLLRLGYNAEQIHKILGGNALRVFRQVWKN; from the coding sequence GTGCATAGGACGGCCACCATCGTTGATCTGCACTGCGACACCCTGCTCGACCTGCACGCCCGCAGGCGCACCCTGGCGGAGCGCTCGGCACGAGGCCACGTCGACCTACCGCGCCTGCGCGAAGGCGGGGTCGGAGTGCAGGTATTCGCGGCCTACACCGCGCCAGACCAGGGACCGGCACCGGCCTGGGCGCTGATCCGGACATTCCACGACGCTATGACGGCCAATGCCTCGCAGATCGGACTTGTCACGACGGTCGAAGAGATTGATGCGGCGCGGCGGGTAGGCAGGATCGCGGCGGTCCTCTCAATCGAGAACGGTGGCGAGGTTCTGCGCGGCGATCCCCGGGTCCTCGACGCGCTCTACGTTCAGGGCGTCCGGATGCTGGGGCTTACCTGGAACGCCAGCAACATTCTGGGAGACGGAGCACTAGGCCGGGAGCACGGCGGGCTGACGGACGCGGGCCGGGCGGTCCTGCGACGCATGGAGGAGCTCGGCATTATCGTGGACGTGTCGCACCTCTCGGAGGCCGCATTCTGGGACACGATGCGAACGACCCGAGGTCCGCTCATTGCTTCCCATTCCAATGCGGCTGCGCTCCGTCCACATCCGCGCAACCTGACCGATGAGCAACTCCGAGCCATCGCCGGCCGGGGCGGCGTGGTCGGCGTCAACTTCTGGCCTGAAATCCTTGGCGAGGCCACTGCGGAGCGGGTCCTTGACCACATTGATCACATGGTCAAGGTGATGGGAGTCTATCATGTAGCTCTGGGTGCGGACTACGACGGAATACCCCAGACCCCTCGTGGGCTCGAAGACGTCTCCCGGCTCCCAAACCTGACCATTGGGCTGCTGCGGCTCGGCTACAACGCGGAGCAGATTCACAAGATCCTCGGTGGGAACGCGCTGCGGGTATTCCGTCAGGTCTGGAAGAACTGA
- a CDS encoding YerC/YecD family TrpR-related protein, translating into MGRRRAPTVNPRLRDALADQLCRAVLTLRTVEEGYRLLEDLCTVAEIKALATRLEVARLLAAGHTYDEIVRRTGASSATISRVRRFLEYGADGYRTVLARLSRPGR; encoded by the coding sequence ATGGGCCGCCGCCGTGCACCCACCGTGAATCCTCGGCTGCGCGATGCGCTGGCCGATCAGCTCTGCCGAGCCGTGCTCACCCTGCGCACGGTGGAGGAGGGCTACCGCCTCCTCGAGGATCTCTGCACCGTGGCGGAGATCAAGGCGCTGGCTACGCGCCTGGAAGTTGCTCGCCTCCTTGCGGCCGGGCACACCTACGACGAGATCGTCCGGCGCACGGGGGCCAGCAGCGCAACAATCAGCCGCGTACGCCGTTTCCTCGAGTACGGGGCCGACGGCTACCGCACCGTTCTGGCGCGCCTCAGCCGGCCCGGGCGCTAA
- a CDS encoding glutamine--tRNA ligase/YqeY domain fusion protein, translating to MSNETNIPTKERRVNPNFITEIIEEDLRAGRASKIVTRFPPEPNGYLHIGHAKSICLNFGLALDYGGECNLRFDDTNPETEEIEYVEAIKTDVRWLGFQWTRELYASDYFERLHEMAVQLVRDGKAYVETLSDEETSAYRGTVNEPGTPSPYRDRSVAENLDLFERMRAGEFPGGAHALRARIDLSSANMKMRDPVLYRIVHASHYRRGDAWCLYPLYDFAHGLSDAVEGISHSICTLEFENNRAIYDWLLENLRGKCGLPESPRPYQYEFARLNLDYTVLSKRKLIKLVDGGHVKGWDDPRMPTVSGLRRRGVTPEAIREFANRIGVAKANSRVDLGFFEAAVRDDLNYRAPRVLAVIRPLKVVVTNYPTGEVRHIEASYWPHDVPREGSRTVPFSRELYIERDDFMEDPPNGFHRLIPGGLVRLRHAYVIRCNEVLRDASGEIAELRCTYDPDTLGKHPAGGPVKGTIHWVCAPHAVGVEMRLYDRLFRVPDPEAAEGEFTDHLNPESLAIFEGFIEPSVLQDPPDTRYQFERLGYFWPDPVDSRPGRIVFNRIVALRDSWTKAREKPKGYAKVQPKPAGGAESKPKTRAELTPQQQDEHARLAALGVGETGASVLVREMRLAAYLEEAARHGDAAAIAIWVVNDLGPAIRAGNTRVSPAQLAALVALIQAGTINSRIAKDVLAEAQETGAAPVEIVEAKGLRQISDAGVIEPIVDRLVADNPDKVRAFRQGKTALAGFFVGGVMRETEGRANPQLVQDLVARKLGGDS from the coding sequence ATGAGCAACGAGACGAACATCCCGACCAAAGAGCGGCGCGTCAATCCCAACTTCATCACGGAGATCATCGAAGAAGATCTCCGGGCGGGGCGCGCCTCAAAGATCGTCACCCGCTTTCCGCCCGAGCCCAACGGCTACCTGCACATCGGGCACGCCAAGTCCATCTGCCTCAACTTTGGGCTCGCGCTCGACTACGGCGGGGAGTGCAACCTGCGCTTCGACGACACCAACCCCGAGACCGAGGAGATCGAGTACGTCGAGGCGATCAAGACGGACGTGCGGTGGCTGGGCTTCCAGTGGACCAGGGAGCTCTATGCATCCGACTACTTCGAGCGCCTCCACGAGATGGCGGTGCAGCTCGTCAGGGACGGCAAGGCCTACGTGGAGACCCTCAGCGATGAGGAGACCAGCGCGTACCGGGGCACCGTGAACGAACCCGGAACGCCAAGCCCCTACCGTGACCGCAGCGTGGCGGAGAACCTGGACCTCTTCGAGCGCATGCGGGCGGGCGAGTTCCCAGGAGGCGCGCACGCGCTGCGGGCCAGGATTGACCTCTCGAGCGCCAACATGAAAATGCGCGACCCGGTGCTCTACCGGATCGTGCACGCATCGCACTACCGCAGAGGCGACGCGTGGTGCCTCTACCCGCTCTACGACTTCGCGCATGGGCTCTCCGACGCCGTCGAGGGCATCTCGCACAGCATCTGCACCCTGGAGTTCGAGAACAACCGTGCCATCTACGACTGGCTACTGGAGAACCTGCGCGGGAAGTGCGGCCTGCCCGAATCGCCCCGCCCCTACCAGTACGAGTTCGCCCGGCTGAACCTGGACTACACGGTCTTGTCCAAGCGCAAGCTGATCAAGCTCGTAGACGGAGGGCACGTGAAGGGATGGGATGACCCGCGCATGCCTACGGTCTCGGGCCTCCGGCGGCGCGGTGTAACCCCTGAAGCCATCCGGGAGTTCGCCAACCGCATCGGCGTGGCCAAGGCCAACAGCCGCGTGGACCTGGGCTTTTTCGAGGCAGCCGTGCGTGACGACCTCAACTACCGCGCCCCCCGCGTGCTGGCCGTGATCAGGCCCCTCAAGGTGGTGGTCACCAACTACCCCACAGGAGAGGTCCGGCACATCGAGGCCTCCTACTGGCCGCACGACGTGCCCAGGGAGGGATCAAGGACGGTGCCGTTCTCGAGAGAACTCTACATCGAGCGCGACGACTTCATGGAAGATCCGCCCAATGGGTTCCACCGCCTGATCCCGGGAGGACTGGTGCGGCTGCGGCACGCCTACGTGATCCGCTGCAACGAGGTGTTGCGGGACGCATCCGGCGAGATCGCCGAGCTGCGCTGCACCTATGACCCCGACACTCTCGGCAAACATCCCGCGGGAGGCCCGGTTAAGGGCACCATTCACTGGGTCTGTGCGCCGCACGCGGTGGGGGTAGAGATGCGTCTCTACGACCGCCTCTTCCGTGTGCCCGATCCCGAGGCCGCCGAGGGCGAGTTCACCGACCACCTGAACCCGGAATCGCTGGCCATCTTCGAGGGCTTCATTGAGCCCAGCGTGCTCCAGGATCCCCCGGACACCAGGTACCAGTTCGAGCGACTGGGATACTTCTGGCCGGACCCGGTGGACTCCAGACCTGGCCGCATTGTCTTCAACCGCATCGTGGCGTTGCGCGACTCCTGGACAAAGGCCAGGGAGAAACCCAAGGGGTATGCCAAGGTCCAGCCCAAGCCCGCAGGGGGGGCTGAGTCAAAGCCGAAGACCCGGGCAGAGCTCACCCCACAGCAGCAGGACGAGCACGCCCGTCTTGCGGCCCTGGGCGTGGGTGAAACCGGAGCATCGGTCCTGGTACGGGAAATGCGGCTTGCGGCCTACCTCGAAGAGGCCGCAAGGCATGGAGACGCTGCCGCAATTGCCATCTGGGTCGTCAACGACCTGGGCCCGGCCATCCGCGCGGGCAACACCAGGGTTTCCCCGGCCCAACTTGCGGCGCTGGTGGCCCTCATCCAAGCGGGAACCATCAACAGCCGCATCGCCAAGGACGTGCTGGCCGAAGCCCAGGAAACCGGAGCCGCACCTGTCGAGATCGTGGAGGCAAAGGGCCTTCGTCAGATCAGCGATGCAGGTGTCATCGAGCCGATCGTGGACCGACTCGTCGCCGATAACCCGGACAAGGTTAGGGCATTTCGACAAGGCAAGACGGCGCTCGCGGGCTTCTTTGTCGGAGGGGTGATGCGGGAAACCGAGGGTCGGGCGAACCCGCAGTTGGTGCAGGACCTGGTCGCGCGCAAGCTGGGCGGTGATTCCTAG
- the csaB gene encoding polysaccharide pyruvyl transferase CsaB, with protein MADRERAPLGRGPRRPCGHGAPLAIAATGPVLVSGYYGFGNLGDEAVLAGLIAGLRAAGVDLRLVVLSADPAETAILHGVEAHPRSPRAVWQALAGARLLISGGGSLVQDVTSARSALYYIGTMLAASMRRVPFAVVGQGVGPIHRPWVRGLAAKAFNRAQAISVRDAASARALRAMGVVRSVDVGADLASLLIPSPPQRAEDLLTQSGLDGSAPLLGVAVRPWKGLAEVSTMGRAVRRFAGAHGAQVAVFPFDRTRDLEISHAVAAASAGRVVQAATPQDLLGLVGAMDLMLCVRLHALIFATLQAVPAVALAYDPKVTAFASGMGLPGPLPADASEQALEEALTAAWRARAVARARLRSAVPALRQAAASGIGSVVRLLAGVPTQGTE; from the coding sequence GTGGCGGACAGGGAACGCGCTCCTCTTGGGCGCGGCCCTCGCCGTCCCTGCGGTCATGGTGCTCCTCTGGCTATCGCGGCGACCGGACCGGTCCTAGTCAGCGGCTACTACGGCTTCGGCAACCTGGGCGACGAGGCCGTCCTGGCCGGGCTCATCGCCGGGCTGCGCGCCGCCGGGGTGGACCTGCGGCTGGTGGTGCTCTCCGCCGACCCGGCGGAGACGGCAATCCTGCACGGGGTGGAGGCCCATCCACGCTCCCCTCGTGCCGTATGGCAGGCGCTGGCTGGTGCGCGCCTGCTGATCAGCGGAGGCGGATCCCTGGTCCAGGACGTGACCAGCGCGCGCAGCGCCCTGTACTACATCGGCACCATGCTCGCAGCTTCCATGCGTCGGGTGCCGTTCGCGGTGGTCGGGCAGGGGGTCGGGCCGATCCACCGGCCGTGGGTAAGAGGGCTGGCAGCCAAGGCGTTCAACCGCGCGCAGGCGATCAGCGTGCGCGACGCAGCGTCAGCCCGCGCGCTCCGGGCGATGGGAGTGGTCCGCTCGGTAGACGTGGGAGCGGACCTGGCCTCGCTGTTGATTCCATCCCCGCCCCAGCGTGCGGAAGACTTGCTGACCCAATCCGGACTGGACGGCTCGGCCCCGCTCCTGGGAGTTGCGGTGCGCCCGTGGAAGGGTCTGGCAGAGGTCTCGACCATGGGTAGGGCAGTGCGGCGCTTCGCAGGGGCGCACGGCGCGCAGGTCGCGGTCTTCCCGTTTGACCGGACTCGCGATCTGGAGATCAGCCACGCCGTCGCAGCGGCCTCCGCCGGCCGCGTCGTGCAGGCCGCGACCCCCCAGGACCTGCTGGGTCTGGTGGGTGCGATGGACCTGATGCTGTGCGTCCGCCTGCACGCCCTGATCTTTGCGACGCTCCAGGCCGTGCCTGCGGTGGCTCTGGCCTACGATCCCAAGGTGACCGCGTTCGCGTCCGGGATGGGCCTGCCAGGTCCCCTACCCGCTGATGCCTCAGAGCAGGCCCTTGAAGAAGCGCTGACCGCCGCCTGGCGGGCGCGCGCAGTCGCGCGCGCCCGCCTGCGGTCGGCCGTTCCTGCCCTGAGGCAGGCGGCCGCATCCGGTATCGGCAGCGTCGTGAGGCTGCTGGCAGGAGTTCCGACCCAGGGAACGGAATAG